One Xiphophorus maculatus strain JP 163 A chromosome 9, X_maculatus-5.0-male, whole genome shotgun sequence DNA segment encodes these proteins:
- the LOC111609632 gene encoding LOW QUALITY PROTEIN: interferon-induced protein with tetratricopeptide repeats 1-like (The sequence of the model RefSeq protein was modified relative to this genomic sequence to represent the inferred CDS: substituted 2 bases at 2 genomic stop codons), whose amino-acid sequence MRTXGGXSTETPTSRRMSSAQSLEDKLEALQSHLTWELHPSRSKLTYLRNRLEDIGTEEGNFWLGHVYNLLGFIQYQLDSSKDAAETFQRQKNADEGPWLMVNFGNLAWLHHHLGEDEKSEDYLSKVDGLMKKKKGDLYPEVLAEKAWTLMKFDKEKKLEAAELFQRAIEMQPDTVEWRSSYAILSTEFLTKRQIILEPEVFERLRSAKEQDPGNLYVAALYLEARAAKQEQIHDEARELARKVLERPPSMYSGISPLLRLYRSKISKDEAVQLAEEALKRHPDSRYFKRLTAICYMTRILNPDRQDPKPSRSIVNRAISLWEGMIAAYDDSCLKQQITLADLYAKQPNTKDKADEIYKKLLEEREDLDPAGLQMLYCRYAKHLYFSGHDSGRSIEYHMKAAEIQETSKYRQKILRQLKTTVKRNTNPELYRRIREVETSLRNQPN is encoded by the exons ATGAGAACCTGAGGAGGTTGATCCACCGAGACGCCGACCAGCCGCAGGATGAG TTCTGCTCAGAGTCTGGAGGACAAACTGGAGGCTCTGCAGAGCCACTTGACCTGGGAGCTCCACCCCTCCAGGTCCAAACTGACCTACCTGAGGAACCGACTGGAGGACATCGGCACTGAGGAGGGGAACTTCTGGCTGGGTCATGTCTACAACCTGCTGGGCTTCATCCAGTACCAGCTGGACTCCTCTAAAGACGCCGCTGAGACCTTCCAGAGGCAGAAAAACGCTGATGAAGGTCCCTGGTTGATGGTGAACTTTGGGAATCTGGCCTGGCTGCACCATCACCTGGGAGAAGATGAGAAGAGTGAAGACTACCTGTCAAAGGTCGACGGtctgatgaagaagaagaagggagaTCTCTACCCAGAGGTCTTAGCTGAAAAGGCCTGGACCCTGATGAAGTTTGATAAAGAGAAGAAGCTGGAGGCTGCAGAGCTCTTCCAGAGAGCCATCGAGATGCAGCCGGACACCGTGGAGTGGCGGAGCAGCTACGCCATACTATCAACAGAGTTCCTCACAAAACGCCAGATCATCTTAGAGCCTGAAGTCTTTGAGAGACTGAGATCAGCTAAAGAACAAGATCCAGGTAACTTATATGTTGCTGCTCTTTATCTGGAGGCACGCGctgcaaaacaagaacaaatcCATGATGAAGCAAGAGAGTTAGCTAGAAAGGTTCTAGAAAGGCCTCCAAGCATGTACAGTGGAATCAGCCCATTGCTGCGTCTGTACAGAAGCAAAATCTCTAAAGATGAAGCTGTTCAATTAGCTGAAGAGGCCCTGAAGAGACATCCAGACTCACGATACTTCAAAAGATTGACTGCTATCTGCTACATGACGAGGATCCTTAATCCGGACCGCCAGGACCCCAAACCTTCCCGCAGCATTGTGAACCGAGCCATCAGTCTGTGGGAGGGAATGATTGCAGCTTATGATGACTCTTGTcttaaacaacaaataactcTAGCAGACTTATATGCAAAGCAACCAAATACAAAAGACAAAGCTGACGAGATTTACAAAAAGCTGCTGGAAGAAAGAGAAGATCTGGATCCAGCAGGATTACAGATGCTTTACTGTCGCTACGCAAAGCATTTATACTTCAGCGGACACGATAGTGGCAGGTCCATCGAGTACCACATGAAGGCAGCAGAGATCCAGGAAACATCCAAGTATCGACAGAAGATCCTCAGGCAGCTGAAGACGACTgtgaagagaaacacaaacccTGAGCTGTACAGGAGGATCAGGGAGGTTGAGACCAGCCTGAGGAATCAGCCCAACTGA
- the LOC102227307 gene encoding zinc finger protein 467-like, whose product MCSVEPLREFIRERLTAAAEEIFTQLEKTIVQYEEEIDRQRRLLDLSWRPRTEPNPADVQQHLLSRKQQVLMAPLLSNQEMLSGPPEPEPETVDRDPEAVQVKEEPDDELAGRDEEQLHLKQEAHSFMVSPAEEDGDDSSLDPVPEPGPGAEDECPEASSHDELSRDEARQQNAKRTEQKPRQSLFSCRMCSKTFSQKGSLTKHLRLHAGGNPFTCVSCGRSFRKHFSLIVHMRIHTGEKPFPCLVCGKSFCQRGNLNVHMRTHTGEKPFPCLTCGKHFQRKSNLTAHTRIHKRNALCVSMATKEAV is encoded by the exons ATGTGTTCCGTTGAGCCTCTGAGAGAGTTTATCAGAGAGAgactaactgctgctgctgaagaaatctTCACCCAGCTGGAAAAAACCATCGTCCAGTACGAGGAGGAGATCGACCGGCAGCGGAGACTGCTGGACCTCAGCTGGAGACCCCGAACCGAGCCGAACCCCGCAG ACGTCCAGCAGCATCTTctcagcaggaagcagcaggtTCTGATGGCACCGCTGCTCTCCAACCAGGAAATGCTTTCTGGACcgccggaaccagaaccagaaactgTGGACCGGGACCCAGAGGCTGTGCAGGTCAAAGAAGAGCCGGATGATGAGCTTGCGGGTCGGGATGAAGAGCAGCTCCATCTCAAGCAGGAGGCCCATTCCTTCATGGTGAGTCCAGCTGAGGAGGATGGAGACGACAGCAGCCTGGACCCGGTCCCAGAACCGGGCCCTGGAGCCGAGGATGAATGTCCGGAGGCGAGCAGCCACGACGAACTGAGCCGTGATGAAGCGCGGCAACAGAACGCGAAGCGGACGGAGCAGAAGCCTCGGCAGAGTCTGTTTTCCTGTAGGATGTGCAGCAAGACGTTCAGCCAGAAGGGAAGCCTGACCAAACACCTGCGGCTGCACGCCGGCGGGAACCCGTTCACCTGCGTCAGCTGCGGCCGCAGCTTCCGCAAACACTTCAGCCTCATCGTCCACATGAGGATCCACACCGGGGAGAAACCCTTCCCCTGCCTCGTCTGCGGCAAGAGCTTCTGCCAGCGGGGCAACCTGAACGTCCACATGCGCACGCACACCGGAGAGAAGCCCTTCCCCTGTCTCACCTGCGGGAAACACTTCCAGAGGAAGAGCAACCTGACCGCCCACACGAGGATTCACAAGAGGAACGCGTTgtgtgtttccatggcaacgaAGGAGGCGGTCTGA
- the LOC111609631 gene encoding zinc finger protein OZF-like encodes MCSVEPLREFIRERLTAAAEEIFTQLEKTIVQYEEEIDRQRRLLDLSWRPRVSLQRAELPGCDACEEKDVQTGQRSSDRQTDSSLDQEKPDQWQRKKEQKDSDPLQMKIELEEPELLQLKEEDGEIWISQVEEQLVLNQQTDSLMKDGEPEPDGDQRSSQSYHEAENLNQNQSDDGDKSRDQVLKQNNGDKTKLKGHRVEKRAFCKICGKSFNQCYLYDHIRTHTGEKRFSCKTCGKGFIQSYQCTVHMRTHTGERPYLCQTCGKSFIQKNNLVTHMRIHSGGAHHPCDICGKDFSRNDLLASHMSTHTGMKPFPCQTCKKTFSRKIYLTRHLRTHTGEKPFECQICGKAFIQKDNLITHTRTHTGEKPYSCETCGKSFSDRSNLKHHMRTHTGERPFSCHICGKRFIQKNNVVTHMKVHTGEKRFPCEVCGLCFSRSANLTRHMATHSEEKPFSCQLSG; translated from the exons ATGTGTTCCGTTGAGCCTCTGAGAGAGTTTATCAGAGAGAgactaactgctgctgctgaagaaatctTCACCCAGCTGGAAAAAACCATCGTCCAGTACGAGGAGGAGATCGACCGGCAGCGGAGACTGCTGGACCTCAGCTGGAGACCCCGGGTCAGCTTACAGCGAGCAG AACTCCCAGGTTGTGATGCCTGTGAGGAGAAGGACGTCCAGACGGGTCAACGGTCTTCTGACAGACAGACTGACTCCAGTTTGGACCAAGAGAAACCAGACCAATGGCAGAGGAAGAAGGAACAAAAAGACTCTGATCCCCTTCAGATGAAAATTGAACTGGAGGAACCAGAACTTCTGCAGTTAAAGGAGGAGGATGGTGAAATCTGGATCAGTCAGGTTGAAGAGCAGCTTGTTCTGAATCAGCAGACTGATTCCCTCATGAAGgatggagaaccagaaccagacggaGACCAACGCTCGTCTCAGAGCTATCATGAAGCCGAGAACctaaaccagaaccagagtgaCGATGGAGATAAAAGTAGAGATCaagttttgaaacaaaataatggTGATAAAACCAAACTAAAGGGGCACAGAGTTGAAAAAAGGGCGTTTTGCAAGATTTGTGGTAAAAGTTTCAATCAGTGTTACTTATATGACCACATaagaactcacacaggtgagaaacgTTTCTCCTGTAAAACATGTGGAAAGGGTTTCATTCAAAGTTATCAGTGTACtgttcacatgagaactcacacaggAGAAAGACCTTACTTGTGTCAGAcgtgtggaaaaagttttatccaaaaaaataacttagttactcacatgagaattcactcAGGTGGGGCACACCATCCATGTGACATTTGTGGGAAAGATTTTTCTCGCAACGATCTGTTAGCCTCTCACATGAGCACTCACACAGGAATGAAACCTTTCCCATGTCAGACCTGCAAAAAGACTTTTAGTCGGAAAATTTATTTAACTCGTCACCTGAGAAcgcacacaggtgagaaaccatTTGAGTGTCAGATCTGTGGGAAAGCTTTTATCCAAAAAGATAATTTAATTACTCACACaagaactcacacaggtgagaagccgtACTCTTGTGAGAcgtgtggaaaaagtttcagtgaCAGGAGTAATTTAAAGcatcacatgagaactcacacaggGGAGAGGCCTTTCTCATGTCACATCTGCGGGAAACGCTTTATTCAGAAGAATAACGTAGTAACTCACATGAAggttcacacaggtgagaaacgTTTCCCCTGTGAAGTCTGTGGTCTGTGTTTCTCTCGCAGTGCTAATCTGACTCGTCACATGGCCACTCACTCAGAGgagaaacctttctcatgtCAGCTGTCTGGATGA
- the LOC102226797 gene encoding interferon-induced protein with tetratricopeptide repeats 2-like produces MSVHVKTLHSPCLQVEVTVLRSSTETSESRLNALQSHFTWELQPSRSKQTYLRDALGDISTEEGNFWLGHVYNLLGFIQYQLGSSEDALNLFNRAAETFQRQKNADEGPWLMVNFGNLAWLHHHLGEDEKSEDYLSKVDGLMRKYPAPPELERHPEVLAEKAWTLMKFDKEKKQQAAELFQRAIEMQPDTVEWQSSYAILSTEFLTDNLKKLNADRLETLRSANEQDPGDLCIAALYLEARAANGEIVHGEARVLAGKLKEKPVNSYSGISPLLRLNKRFKLEDDAEESPDEALNQTQQQRSDAESLTKKILSKDYRTDSNEINGAIRLWEEVIHNDPQPKLEDKITLASIHAKIDTKKAEQIYKELLEQRQDLDPAGKQMLYNVYAKHLFFMKNNSCESTEYHMRAAEIQEESKYRHSSITELKKTLTRETSRRNGDADLCKRIKELLARLGI; encoded by the exons ATGAG TGTCCATGTGAAGACGCTTCACTCGCCTTGCCTGCAGGTGGAGGTCACAGTTCTTCG CAGCTCTACAGAGACTTCAGAGTCCAGGCTGAACGCGCTGCAGAGCCACTTCACCTGGGAGCTCCAACCCTCCAGGTCCAAACAGACCTACCTCCGGGACGCACTGGGAGACATCAGCACTGAAGAGGGGAACTTCTGGCTGGGTCACGTCTACAACCTGCTGGGCTTCATCCAGTACCAGCTGGGCTCCTCTGAAGACGCCCTGAACCTCTTCAACCGGGCCGCTGAGACCTTCCAGAGGCAGAAAAACGCTGATGAAGGTCCCTGGTTGATGGTGAACTTTGGGAATCTGGCCTGGCTGCACCATCACCTGGGAGAAGATGAGAAGAGTGAAGACTACCTGTCAAAGGTCGACGGTCTGATGAGGAAATACCCAGCTCCACCTGAGTTAGAGCGCCACCCAGAGGTCTTAGCTGAGAAGGCCTGGACCCTGATGAAGTTTGATAAAGAGAAGAAGCAGCAGGCTGCAGAGCTCTTCCAGAGAGCCATCGAGATGCAGCCGGACACCGTGGAGTGGCAGAGCAGCTACGCCATACTATCAACAGAGTTCCTCACAGACAACTTAAAGAAGCTGAACGCTGACCGGCTGGAGACGCTGAGATCTGCCAACGAACAGGACCCAGGTGACTTATGCATTGCTGCTCTTTATCTGGAGGCCAGAGCTGCAAACGGAGAAATCGTCCATGGTGAAGCTCGAGTTTTGGCTGGAAAGCTGAAAGAGAAACCTGTCAACAGCTACAGCGGAATCAGCCCATTGCTGCGTCTGAACAAAAGGTTTAAACTGGAAGACGACGCTGAAGAATCTCCAGATGAAGCTCTGAATCAAACCCAACAGCAAAGATCTGATGCAGAGAGTCTCACAAAGAAGATCCTTTCTAAGGACTACAGAACTGACAGCAACGAGATCAACGGAGCAATCAGACTCTGGGAGGAAGTGATTCATAATGATCCTCAACCCAAACTTGAAGATAAAATCACTTTGGCGTCCATACATGCAAAGATAGACACGAAGAAAGCTGAGCAGATTTACAAAGAGCTGCTGGAACAAAGACAAGATCTGGATCCAGCAGGAAAACAGATGCTTTACAACGTCTACGccaaacatttattctttatgaaaaataacagcTGCGAGTCAACTGAGTACCACATGAGGGCAGCAGAGATCCAAGAAGAGTCAAAATACCGACATTCCAGCATCACAGAACTGAAGAAGACCTTAACAAGAGAAACTTCCAGAAGAAACGGAGACGCTGACCTGTGCAAACGCATCAAGGAGCTTCTGGCCAGACTGGGAATTTAA
- the LOC106700155 gene encoding gastrula zinc finger protein XlCGF8.2DB-like, with product MCSVEPLREFIRERLTAAAEEIFTQLEKTIVQYEEEIDRQRRLLDLSWRPRVSLQRAELSGQEKDVQTGQQDSDKQTDFSLDQEKPEQWQMTTEREESDPPQMTLILEEPELLQLKEEDGEIWISQVEEQLVLNQQTDSLMQDGDQRSSQSYHVAENLNQNQSEDGDSGPSRAEGLKQSNRGRAKGKRHKVGNRAFCQICGKSFNQFYLYNHIRTHTGEKRFSCKICGKGFIQSYQYTVHMRTHTGERPFSCHICGKRFVQKNNVVTHMKVHVGEKGFACEVCGVCFSLSADLTRHMAAHSEEKPFTFQPPE from the exons ATGTGTTCCGTTGAGCCTCTGAGAGAGTTTATCAGAGAGAgactaactgctgctgctgaagaaatctTCACCCAGCTGGAAAAAACCATCGTCCAGTACGAGGAGGAGATCGACCGGCAGCGGAGACTGCTGGACCTCAGCTGGAGACCCCGGGTCAGCTTACAGCGAGCAG AACTCTCAGGTCAGGAGAAGGACGTCCAAACGGGTCAGCAGGATTCTGACAAACAGACTGACTTCAGTTTGGACCAAGAGAAACCAGAACAATGGCAGATGACCACGGAAAGAGAGGAATCAGACCCACCACAGATGACGCTTATTCTGGAGGAACCAGAACTTCTGCAGTTAAAGGAGGAAGACGGTGAAATCTGGATCAGTCAGGTTGAAGAGCAGCTTGTTCTGAATCAGCAGACTGATTCCCTCATGCAGGACGGAGACCAGCGCTCGTCTCAGAGCTATCATGTAGCTgagaacctgaaccagaaccagagcgaGGATGGAGACTCAGGACCAAGCAGAGCTGAAGGGTTGAAACAGAGTAACAGAGGTAGAGCTAAAGGAAAGAGGCACAAAGTTGGGAATCGAGCTTTTTGCCAAATTTGTGGTAAAAGTTTcaaccagttttatttatataatcacatcagaactcacacaggtgagaaacgTTTCTCCTGTAAGATCTGTGGGAAGGGTTTCATTCAAAGCTACCAGTACACtgttcacatgagaactcacaccGGGGAGAGGCCTTTCTCGTGTCACATCTGCGGGAAACGTTTTGTTCAGAAGAATAACGTAGTAACTCACATGAAGGTTCACGTAGGTGAGAAAGGCTTTGCGTGTGAAGTCTGtggtgtgtgtttctctctcagCGCTGATCTGACTCGCCACATGGCCGCTCACTCAGAGGAGAAACCTTTCACGTTTCAGCCGCCGGAATGA
- the LOC102232951 gene encoding interferon-induced protein with tetratricopeptide repeats 1-like, whose protein sequence is MSSAQSLEDKLEALQSHLTWELHPSRSKLTYLRNRLEDIGTDQGNFWLGHVYNLLGFIQYQLGSSEDALNLFNRAAETFQRQKNADEGPWLMVNFGNLAWLHHHLGEDEKSEDYLSKVDGLMKKKKGDLYPKVLAEKAWTLMTFDKEKKLEAAELFQRAIEMQPDTVEWRSSYAILSTEFLTKRQIILEPEVFERLRSAKEQDPGNLYVAALYLEARAAKQEQIHDEARELARKVLERPPSMYSGISPLLRLYRSKISKDEAVQLAEEALKRHPDSRYFKRLTAICYMKRILNPDRQDPKPSRSIVNRAISLWEGMIAAYDDSCLKQQITLADLYAKQPNTKDKADEIYKKLLEEREDLDPAGLQMLYCRYAKHLYFSGHDSGRSIEYHMKAAEIQETSKYRQNSIRELEKTISRNRNPELIEEIKRLLTKLRIQPGAQNQ, encoded by the coding sequence TCAGAGTCTGGAGGACAAACTGGAGGCTCTGCAGAGCCACTTGACCTGGGAGCTCCACCCCTCCAGGTCCAAACTGACCTACCTGAGGAACCGACTGGAGGACATTGGTACAGATCAGGGGAACTTCTGGCTGGGTCATGTCTACAACCTGCTGGGCTTCATCCAGTACCAGCTGGGCTCCTCTGAAGACGCCCTGAACCTCTTCAATCGGGCCGCTGAGACCTTCCAGAGGCAGAAAAACGCTGATGAAGGTCCCTGGTTGATGGTGAACTTTGGGAATCTGGCCTGGCTGCACCATCACCTGGGAGAAGATGAGAAGAGTGAAGACTACCTGTCAAAGGTCGACGGtctgatgaagaagaagaagggagaTCTCTACCCAAAGGTATTAGCTGAAAAGGCCTGGACCCTGATGACATTTGATAAAGAGAAGAAGCTGGAGGCTGCAGAGCTCTTCCAGAGAGCCATCGAGATGCAGCCGGACACCGTGGAGTGGCGGAGCAGCTACGCCATACTATCAACAGAGTTCCTCACAAAACGCCAGATCATCTTAGAGCCTGAAGTCTTTGAGAGACTGAGATCAGCTAAAGAACAAGATCCAGGTAACTTATATGTTGCTGCTCTTTATCTGGAGGCACGCGctgcaaaacaagaacaaatcCATGATGAAGCAAGAGAGTTAGCTAGAAAGGTTCTAGAAAGGCCTCCAAGCATGTACAGTGGAATCAGCCCATTGCTGCGTCTGTACAGAAGCAAAATCTCTAAAGATGAAGCTGTTCAATTAGCTGAAGAGGCCCTGAAGAGACATCCAGACTCACGATACTTCAAAAGATTGACTGCTATCTGCTACATGAAGAGGATCCTTAATCCGGACCGCCAGGACCCCAAACCTTCCCGCAGCATTGTGAACCGAGCCATCAGTCTGTGGGAGGGAATGATTGCAGCTTATGATGACTCTTGTcttaaacaacaaataactcTAGCAGACTTATATGCAAAGCAACCAAATACAAAAGACAAAGCTGACGAGATTTACAAAAAGCTGCTGGAAGAAAGAGAAGATCTGGATCCAGCAGGATTACAGATGCTTTACTGTCGCTACGCAAAGCATTTATACTTCAGCGGACACGATAGTGGCAGGTCCATCGAGTACCACATGAAGGCAGCAGAGATCCAGGAAACATCCAAGTATCGACAGAACAGCATTAGAGAGCTGGAGAAGACCATCAGTAGAAACAGAAACCCTGAACTGattgaagaaataaaacgtCTTCTGACCAAACTGAGAATTCAGCCTGGAGCTCAGAATCAGTGA